One Streptomyces sp. L2 genomic window carries:
- a CDS encoding LLM class F420-dependent oxidoreductase — protein MATRLGLGLPQNRQYDLGTDVPDVARAAERTGYDSLWVYERALFPEPATQGLYGIPGLPWPDDYRNVADPLVTLTLAAAATERVGLGTAILVAPLHQPFRLAKSLASLDAASGGRVIAGLGSGWSHDEFAATGVRPFEERGRVLDETLDVCRAVWGPDPVSYEGSITRIAPAVVGPKPARPIPILLAGSGRKALRRLVDHADGWIPVSQGAEQIAAQWAELQDLAAERGRKEPLRTAVRVNAAHSARPYPGEDRRAFQGSTEQIVGDLLRHAELGVDEILIDLQTTPRDAQELKDVAAEVYAAARSAGV, from the coding sequence ATGGCGACCCGGCTCGGACTCGGCCTCCCGCAGAATCGGCAGTACGACCTCGGTACGGACGTGCCCGACGTGGCCCGCGCCGCCGAACGGACCGGGTACGACAGCCTGTGGGTGTACGAACGGGCCCTGTTCCCGGAGCCCGCCACCCAGGGCCTGTACGGCATTCCGGGCCTGCCCTGGCCCGACGACTACCGGAACGTCGCCGACCCGCTCGTCACGCTCACCCTCGCGGCCGCCGCCACCGAGCGGGTCGGACTGGGCACGGCGATCCTGGTCGCCCCGCTGCACCAGCCGTTCCGGCTGGCCAAGTCGCTGGCCTCGCTGGACGCGGCCAGCGGCGGCCGGGTGATCGCCGGCCTGGGCTCGGGCTGGTCCCACGACGAGTTCGCGGCGACCGGCGTCAGGCCCTTCGAGGAGCGCGGCCGGGTGCTGGACGAGACGCTCGACGTCTGCCGGGCGGTGTGGGGCCCGGACCCGGTGTCGTACGAGGGCTCGATCACGAGGATCGCCCCGGCGGTGGTCGGCCCCAAGCCGGCCCGGCCGATCCCGATCCTGCTGGCCGGCTCCGGCAGGAAGGCCCTGCGCCGGCTGGTGGACCACGCCGACGGCTGGATCCCGGTGAGCCAGGGCGCCGAGCAGATCGCGGCCCAATGGGCGGAGCTGCAGGACCTGGCCGCCGAGCGCGGCCGCAAGGAGCCGCTGCGCACCGCGGTCCGGGTCAACGCCGCGCACTCGGCGCGCCCGTACCCGGGCGAGGACCGCCGCGCCTTCCAGGGCAGCACCGAGCAGATCGTCGGGGACCTGCTCCGCCACGCCGAGCTGGGCGTGGACGAGATCCTGATCGACCTGCAGACGACCCCGCGCGACGCCCAGGAACTGAAGGACGTCGCGGCGGAGGTCTACGCGGCGGCCCGTTCGGCCGGCGTGTGA
- a CDS encoding DUF5995 family protein, whose translation MAQLEQFTTPVDAVVSRMRALDAALPERDGIAVFNRVYLAVTREVGRRLTRGAFPDPRAAATLDVRFAERYLAAVDAVADDRRPPACWRPLFQLRRHPGVRPLQFALAGINAHIGHDLALAVVDTCRALGCEPADLEDEFDRVGDLLASLEERIREDLMPGPDLLQIADPLTHLLGSWSLERAREATWSAARALWALRRFEDVAEEFTERLDSAVGFAGRMLLIPLPD comes from the coding sequence ATGGCGCAGTTGGAGCAGTTCACCACCCCCGTCGACGCCGTCGTGTCCCGGATGCGTGCCCTCGACGCGGCACTGCCCGAGCGGGACGGGATCGCCGTGTTCAACCGTGTCTACCTCGCCGTCACCCGGGAGGTCGGCCGGCGCCTGACCAGGGGCGCGTTCCCCGACCCGCGGGCGGCGGCCACCCTGGACGTGCGGTTCGCCGAGCGCTATCTGGCCGCCGTGGACGCCGTCGCGGACGACCGCCGCCCGCCCGCCTGCTGGCGCCCCCTGTTCCAGCTGCGCCGCCATCCGGGTGTACGGCCGCTGCAGTTCGCGCTCGCGGGCATCAACGCCCACATCGGGCACGACCTGGCGCTCGCGGTGGTGGACACCTGCCGTGCGCTCGGCTGCGAACCGGCCGACCTGGAGGACGAGTTCGACCGGGTGGGCGATCTCCTCGCCTCGCTGGAGGAACGCATCCGCGAGGATCTGATGCCGGGCCCCGACCTGCTCCAGATCGCCGATCCGCTCACCCACCTGCTGGGCTCCTGGAGCCTGGAGCGGGCCCGGGAGGCGACCTGGTCGGCGGCGAGGGCGCTGTGGGCGCTGCGCCGGTTCGAGGACGTCGCCGAGGAGTTCACCGAGCGGCTGGACTCGGCCGTCGGCTTCGCGGGCCGGATGCTGCTCATCCCCCTGCCCGACTGA